A window from Argopecten irradians isolate NY chromosome 3, Ai_NY, whole genome shotgun sequence encodes these proteins:
- the LOC138318935 gene encoding uncharacterized protein translates to MSNSNLTGLSRLIVRRNENPRHISSVRLESKASHTYRSEINIKIDEVIHTEHLHVQCVPKIHYSESKLSVDGKVTRSSQNVEYTTQHIPSKHVHIQTHRRRQRTFTSEVQVNLPPKLTEVHHSHAIHVPATSYSDRAVISYSDEENTLNNDDFSEISAKPLTMSTPLPSRRLSERNPRVFDEDSQSYLYEFDSLESWFSKDSTISEDHVTDFCIPKYQNEVLILGLNSKRKRYACTGNTSNLLKGILKKRTQ, encoded by the exons ATGTCTAACTCTAACCTGACGGGCCTTAGCAGGTTAATCGTGAGGAG gAATGAAAATCCACGTCATATATCTAGCGTCCGATTAGAATCCAAAGCATCGCACACGTACCGCTCTGAGATCAACATTAAAATCGATGAAGTGATCCATACAgaacatctacatgtacaatgtgtcCCAAAGATTCATTATTCCGAATCTAAGTTATCAGTCGATGGAAAAGTTACTAGATCATCACAAAATGTAGAGtacaccacacaacacattCCCTCGAAACACGTACACATTCAAACACACAGGAGGAGACAGAGGACGTTTACAAGTGAGGTCCAGGTGAATCTGCCCCCAAAACTTACAGAAGTTCACCACTCGCACGCAATCCATGTACCAGCTACTAGCTACAGCGATAGGGCGGTCATCAGCTACAGTGATGAAGAAAACACACTGAATAATGATGATTTTTCAGAGATCTCTGCCAAGCCACTGACGATGTCCACCCCGCTACCCAGCAGACGTTTATCGGAGAGAAACCCCCGAGTTTTCGATGAAGACTCCCAATCATACTTGTACGAATTTGATTCATTAGAATCTTGGTTTAGTAAGGATTCCACAATATCTGAAGACCACGTCACTGACTTCTGCATcccaaaatatcaaaatgaggTACTTATTCTAGGGTTGAATTCCAAGAGAAAGCGATATGCTTGTACTGGGAATACTTCAAACCTATTGAAGGGAATCCTGAAAAAGAGAACACAATAA